From the Platichthys flesus chromosome 6, fPlaFle2.1, whole genome shotgun sequence genome, one window contains:
- the LOC133955024 gene encoding RIB43A-like with coiled-coils protein 2, with protein MGVVGSSGFWIQPHSGKQRHLTEALEPLVPQQPECLGTHTFDLVEKTRAPCFNAKFNLTNQNLRVNMFNAELASDRWKRMDLQRRRDRETERRERIFNDKLRTMGVDTGALHVQVEEKKKREEKLEEKQKAHDAETLHNSKVAFILQRREEKNKRAVQIEVVNYRQQQQQPRSQQEFDLNDTDHSTDTGLMPPGLMGEDPEFKNRLQRQQEQMRQWSNQQQSERATERNQQTLEKLLYDQKRVEMDNRALQLQSLEMERSRAEAVATKEFNLAKIEEKRRQQSYDDDNRGLDINPALGRWGVPGLCPGSDLRGPTETLEQVLQFQRKQIEEKKRIELENKREEEQHDCVRLASARSALLLERKQVKLSKQMRRDQESSNFQLAELHRQQKLDLERGSVHESFFSKFNTCSR; from the exons atgggagttgtagGATCCAGTGGTTTTTGGATCCAGCCCCACAG CGGGAAACAGCGACATCTAACGGAGGCTCTCGAACCTCTGGTTCCTCAGCAACCGGAATGTTTAGGGACACACACGTTTGATCTCGTGGAAAAGACTCGAGCTCCTTGTTTTAACGCAAAGTTTAACTTAACAAACCAGAACCTGCGCGTCAACATGTTTAACGCAGAGTTAGCCTCGGATCGATGGAAGAGGATGGATCTGCAGAGGCGTCGAGACCGAGAGACGGAGAGACGAGAGCGGATCTTCAACGATAAACTGCGCACCATGGGA gttgacACTGGAGCTCTGCACGTTCaggtggaagagaagaagaaacgagAAGAGAAACTCGAGGAGAAACAGAAAGCTCATG ATGCTGAAACGCTCCATAATAGCAAAGTAGCTTTCATTCTCCAacgcagagaggagaagaataaGCGTGCCGTGCAAATAGAAGTCGTCAACTACcggcagcaacaacagcagcctcGGAGCCAGCAGGAGTTTGACCTGAACGACACAGACCACAGTACAGACACAGGATTGATGCCTCCTGGTCTTATGGGTGAAGACCCAGAGTTTAAGAACAGGTTGCAGAGGCAGCAGGAACAGATGAGACAGTGGAGCAACCAGCAGCAGAGCGAGCGGGCGACAGAGAGGAACCAGCAAACGCTTGAAA AGCTGCTCTACGATCAGAAGAGAGTCGAGATGGACAACAGAGCTCTGCAGCTTCAGAGcctggagatggagaggagcagGGCAGAAGCCGTTGCCACTAAAGAGTTCAATCTGGCCAAG ATTGAAGAGAAGCGCCGTCAGCAAAGTTATGATGACGACAACAGAGGTCTGGATATCAATCCTGCCCTGGGCAGGTGGGGAGTACCTGGTCTCTGTCCAGGCTCTGATCTGAGAGGCCCTACAGAGACACTGGAGCAGGTCCTCCAGTTCCAGAGAAAGCAAATAGAggagaaaaag AGGATCGAATTAGAGAACAAGCGAGAGGAGGAGCAACACGATTGTGTTCGCTTGGCCTCTGCTCGCTCTGCTCTGCTATTAGAGAGGAAGCAGGTGAAACTGAGCAAGCAGATGAGACGAGACCAGGAGAGCTCCAACTTCCAACTGGCCGAACTACACAGACAACA GAAACTGGACCTTGAAAGAGGAAGCGTGCACGAAAGCTTCTTCTCCAAGTTCAACACCTGCAGCAGATGA